In the Passer domesticus isolate bPasDom1 chromosome 4, bPasDom1.hap1, whole genome shotgun sequence genome, one interval contains:
- the LOC135299913 gene encoding 16 kDa beta-galactoside-binding lectin gives MVLPGRDQLPEPGAASLRAGRGARGCSACSMEKGLVVTQLDVEPGECIKVKGKIQSDAKGFAVNVGKDSNTLMLHFNPRFDCHGDVNTIVCNSKEDGVWGEEDRKADFPFQHGDKIEICISFDETEATVKLPEAEFKFPNRLGMEKIEYLAVEGDFKVKAIKFS, from the exons ATGGTCCTGCCCGGGCGCGATCAGCTGCCGGAGCCCGGCGCTGCGTCACTCCGCGCCGGGAGAggggctcggggctgctccgCCTGCAGCATGGAGAAA GGACTGGTTGTTACTCAGCTGGATGTTGAGCCTGGCGAGTGCATCAAGGTCAAAGGGAAGATCCAGTCTGATGCCAAAGG GTTTGCTGTGAATGTGGGAAAGGACAGCAACACCCTCATGCTGCATTTCAACCCTCGCTTCGACTGTCACGGGGATGTCAACACCATCGTGTGCAACTCCAAGGAGGATGGCGTGTGGGGGGAGGAGGACAGGAAGGCCGACTTCCCCTTCCAGCATGGTGACAAGATTGAG ATATGCATCTCCTTCGATGAAACTGAGGCCACGGTGAAGCTGCCCGAGGCAGAGTTCAAGTTCCCAAATCGGCTGGGCATGGAGAAAATTGAATACCTGGCTGTGGAGGGTGACTTCAAAGTCAAAGCCATAAAGTTCAGCTAA